A single region of the Bacteroidia bacterium genome encodes:
- a CDS encoding NTP transferase domain-containing protein: MKVEKNKKVNALILAAGNSTRMNAPKPFLKFDKNITFIEKIISSYQKFGCDDIIIVVNTECVEAIRKFQVDNVTIVINENIELERFHSAKLGFQKMQDCDFCFLQDADNPFITKDILTYVYSENLPDQYIIPSYKGKGGHPILLPESIISDLKKYQKQSANLKEFLSDYKSYKLEIPNKDILININTPEDYNYYFNS, from the coding sequence ATGAAAGTTGAGAAAAACAAAAAAGTGAATGCTCTGATATTAGCTGCAGGAAATTCTACAAGAATGAATGCTCCTAAACCTTTTTTGAAGTTTGATAAAAACATAACATTTATAGAAAAAATTATATCCAGTTATCAGAAATTTGGTTGTGATGATATTATAATAGTTGTAAATACTGAATGTGTTGAAGCTATTAGAAAATTTCAAGTTGATAATGTTACAATAGTAATTAATGAAAACATAGAACTTGAAAGATTTCATTCTGCAAAACTTGGTTTTCAGAAAATGCAGGATTGTGATTTCTGTTTTTTACAGGATGCAGATAATCCATTTATAACAAAGGATATTCTGACTTATGTTTATTCTGAGAATTTGCCTGATCAATATATAATACCAAGCTATAAGGGTAAAGGCGGGCATCCTATTTTATTGCCAGAAAGTATAATATCTGATTTGAAAAAATATCAAAAACAAAGTGCAAATTTAAAAGAGTTTTTGTCAGATTATAAAAGCTATAAATTAGAGATTCCTAATAAAGATATACTTATTAATATAAATACTCCCGAAGACTATAATTATTATTTTAATTCCTGA
- a CDS encoding OsmC family protein: protein MKHSVKTSWKGKMAFNAEVNGHNLTMDANAEVGGNNEGPRPKELMLASVAGCSGMDVVSILEKMRVEITSFNIIVDADITEEHPKHYTKMHIIYEFEGKDLPIEKLQKAVELSQDRYCGVSYMYKKAFELTHEIRVINN from the coding sequence ATGAAACATTCTGTTAAAACTTCCTGGAAAGGTAAAATGGCATTTAATGCTGAAGTAAATGGCCATAATTTAACAATGGATGCAAATGCAGAAGTTGGAGGCAATAATGAGGGTCCACGTCCGAAAGAATTAATGCTTGCTTCTGTTGCAGGCTGCTCAGGTATGGATGTAGTTTCTATTCTTGAAAAAATGCGCGTTGAAATCACCAGCTTTAATATTATTGTTGACGCAGACATTACCGAAGAACACCCTAAGCATTATACCAAAATGCATATTATTTACGAATTTGAAGGTAAAGATTTACCAATAGAAAAACTTCAGAAAGCCGTAGAATTATCACAAGATCGCTATTGCGGTGTTTCATACATGTATAAAAAAGCATTTGAATTAACACACGAAATCAGAGTAATTAATAACTAA
- the rimM gene encoding 16S rRNA processing protein RimM → MFREKCREFGIVLKTHGVKGELLIKTVFEISDSYELAESIFLEIEGLLVPFFIEEYTVSSNQTIIVKLSFIDNKNKAVRFVDCNVFIEKNKSKAPKVEFSTSDLIGFSVLNQDGVNLGKIIDFMDIPGNFLVTVMFGNKEILIPFNEHVLIDFNKSKKQITLDVQDGLVDL, encoded by the coding sequence ATGTTCAGAGAAAAATGCCGTGAGTTCGGCATTGTGCTGAAAACGCACGGTGTAAAAGGCGAACTACTTATAAAAACGGTATTTGAGATTTCTGACAGTTACGAATTAGCGGAATCAATATTCCTTGAAATAGAAGGATTATTGGTTCCGTTTTTTATTGAAGAATATACAGTTTCTTCAAATCAGACAATTATTGTAAAACTTTCTTTTATAGATAACAAAAATAAAGCAGTAAGATTTGTCGACTGCAATGTTTTTATCGAAAAAAATAAATCCAAAGCTCCTAAGGTAGAATTCTCAACTTCTGATTTAATTGGATTTTCAGTTTTAAATCAGGATGGGGTAAATCTTGGTAAAATTATCGACTTTATGGATATTCCAGGAAATTTTCTTGTAACAGTAATGTTTGGGAATAAAGAAATTCTTATACCATTTAATGAGCATGTTTTAATTGATTTTAATAAGTCCAAGAAGCAAATTACTTTGGATGTTCAGGATGGACTTGTTGACTTATAA
- a CDS encoding 30S ribosomal protein S16, whose translation MPAKIRLARHGKKRSPYYHIVIADARAPRDGKFIESIGTYNPVTNPATIDINFDKALAWLNNGAVPTETCRAILSYTGVYMKKHLMEGVKKGAFDETVAETRFNDWKQQKFNKIQDKKNRLSKESVSELKARLEAESKVKDARAEAIAKKLAKAAEKAKAENEEVSEAPADEAAQAEA comes from the coding sequence ATGCCAGCAAAAATCAGATTAGCAAGACATGGTAAGAAAAGATCGCCGTATTATCACATTGTGATTGCGGACGCGCGGGCGCCACGAGATGGCAAGTTCATCGAAAGCATTGGCACCTACAATCCAGTAACAAACCCAGCAACTATCGACATTAATTTCGATAAAGCGTTAGCTTGGTTAAACAACGGGGCAGTTCCTACAGAAACCTGCCGCGCAATTTTATCATATACAGGAGTGTATATGAAAAAACATCTTATGGAAGGCGTTAAAAAAGGCGCATTTGATGAGACTGTTGCAGAAACTCGTTTTAACGATTGGAAACAACAGAAATTCAATAAGATTCAGGATAAGAAAAACAGATTAAGCAAAGAAAGTGTTTCTGAACTTAAAGCTCGTTTAGAAGCTGAATCAAAAGTAAAAGATGCAAGAGCAGAAGCAATAGCTAAAAAATTAGCTAAAGCTGCAGAAAAAGCTAAAGCTGAAAACGAAGAAGTTTCTGAAGCACCAGCTGACGAAGCAGCTCAAGCTGAAGCATAA